The following proteins are encoded in a genomic region of Oryctolagus cuniculus chromosome 6, mOryCun1.1, whole genome shotgun sequence:
- the IL12B gene encoding interleukin-12 subunit beta, which translates to MCHWQLVTFWFALVLLASPLVAIWELEKDVYVVELDWYPDAPGETVVLTCDTSEEDGITWTSEQSNKVLGSGKTLTILVKEFGDAGQYTCHKGDKVLGHSKVLLHKKEDGIWSTDILKDQKEPKSKTFLKCEAKNYSGHFTCWWLTAISRDVKFSVKSNRGSSDPQGVTCGVPERVSVNHTEYKYSVECQEDNACPAAEESLHLEVMLDAIHKLKYENYTSSFFIRDIIKPDPPQNLQMKPLKNSRHVEVSWEYPDTWSTPHSYFSLTFCVQVQNKNKKEKKDRLCVDKTSATVMCHKDAKIRVQARDRYYSSSWSEWAFVSCN; encoded by the exons ATGTGTCATTGGCAGTTGGTCACCTTCTGGTTTGCCCTGGTCTTGCTGGCATCTCCCCTCGTGGCCATATGGGAACTGGAGAAAGATG TTTATGTTGTAGAGTTAGATTGGTACCCTGATGCCCCAGGAGAAACAGTGGTCCTCACCTGCGACACCTCCGAAGAAGATGGCATTACCTGGACTTCAGAACAGAGCAATAAGGTCTTAGGATCTGGCAAAACCCTGACCATCCTAGTCAAAGAGTTTGGAGATGCTGGCCAATACACCTGCCACAAAGGAGACAAGGTTCTGGGCCATTCAAAAGTGTTGCTTCACAAAAAGGAAGATGGAATTTGGTCTACTGATATTTTGAAGGACCAGAAAG aacctaaaagtaagacctttctaaAATGCGAGGCAAAGaattattctggacatttcaccTGTTGGTGGCTGACGGCAATCAGTAGGGACGTGAAATTCAGTGTCAAAAGCAACAGAGG CTCTTCTGACCCCCAAGGAGTGACATGTGGAGTACCAGAGAGAGTCAGTGTGAACCACACGGAGTATAAGTACTCAGTGGAGTGTCAGGAAGACAATGCCTGTCCTGCTGCTGAAGAGAGCCTGCACCTTGAGGTGATGCTGGATGCTATTCACAAGCTCAAATATGAAAACTACACCAGCAGCTTCTTCATCAGAGACATCA TCAAACCTGATCCACCCCAAAACCTGCAGATGAAGCCATTGAAGAATTCCCGGCATGTGGAGGTCAGCTGGGAGTACCCTGATACCTGGAGTACCCCACACTCATACTTCTCCCTGACATTCTGTGTTCAGGTgcagaacaagaacaagaaagaaaag AAAGATAGACTCTGTGTGGACAAGACTTCGGCCACAGTCATGTGCCACAAGGATGCCAAGATTCGTGTGCAAGCCCGGGACCGCTACTATAGCTCATCTTGGAGCGAATGGGCATTTGTGTCCTGCAATTAG